A stretch of Polypterus senegalus isolate Bchr_013 chromosome 3, ASM1683550v1, whole genome shotgun sequence DNA encodes these proteins:
- the LOC120525621 gene encoding heterogeneous nuclear ribonucleoprotein Q isoform X6: MATEHINGNGTEEPMDTSTEVTHSEHFQTLLGAGLPQKVAEKLDEIYIAGLVAHSDLDERAIEALKEFNEEGALQVLQQFKDSDLSHVQNKSAFLCGVMKTYRQREKQGTKVSESNKGPDESKIKALLERTGYTLDVTTGQRKYGGPPPEHVYTGMQPTVGTEIFVGKIPRDLFEDELVPLFEKAGTIWDLRLMMDPLSGLNRGYAFVTFCTKEAAQEAVKLCNNHEIRPGKHIGVCISVANNRLFVGSIPKSKTKEQIIEEFSKVTEGLTDVILYHQPDDKKKNRGFCFLEYEDHKTAAQARRRLMSGKVKVWGNVVTVEWADPIEDPDPEVMAKVKVLFVRNLASTVTEEILEKTFSQFGKLERVKKLKDYAFIHFDDRDGAVKALEEMNGKDLEGEHIEIVFAKPPDQKRKERKAQRQAAKTQMYDDYYYYGPPHMPPPTRGRGRGGRGGYAYPPDYYAYEDYYDYYGYDYHNYRGGYEDPYYGYEDFQGAGRGRGGRGARGAAPARGRGAAAPRGRVAFSQRGGPGSARGARGARGGAQQRGRGQGKGVEAGPDLLL, encoded by the exons ATGGCCACAGAACACATTAATGGAAATGGTACAGAAGAACCAATGGACACATCTACTGAAGTCACTCATTCTGAACACTTCCAGACTTTACTAGGCGCTGGTTTACCACAGAAGGTTGCCGAAAAATTAGATGAAATTTACATAGCAG gATTGGTAGCCCATAGTGATCTTGATGAACGAGCAATTGAAGCTTTAAAAGAGTTTAATGAAGAAGGTGCTTTGCAAGTGCTACAGCAATTTAAGGACAGTGATCTCTCCCATGTACAA AACAAAAGTGCCTTTTTATGTGGAGTCATGAAGACCTACAGGCAGAGAGAGAAACAGGGGACCAAAGTGTCAGAATCTAATAAAGGACCAgatgaatcaaaaattaaa GCTCTATTGGAACGAACTGGATACACACTTGATGTTACAACAGGACAGAGGAAATATGGTGGGCCCCCTCCTGAACATGTGTACACTGGCATGCAGCCAACAGTTGGCACAGAG ATATTTGTAGGTAAAATTCCAAGAGATTTGTTTGAAGATGAACTGGTTCCGTTGTTTGAGAAAGCTGGGACTATTTGGGATCTTCGACTCATGATGGATCCTTTAAGTGGCTTGAACAGAGGCTATGCCTTTGTCACATTCTGCACTAAAGAGGCGGCTCAGGAAGCTGTTAAACTG TGTAATAATCATGAAATTCGCCCTGGAAAACACATTGGTGTGTGCATTTCTGTAGCCAATAATAGATTGTTTGTCGGCTCAATACCCAAGAGTAAAACAAAAGAACAGATTATAGAAGAATTCAGCAAAGTCACAG AGGGTCTTACAGACGTTATACTCTATCATCAGCCGGATGacaagaaaaagaacagaggTTTTTGCTTCTTAGAATATGAAGATCATAAAACTGCTGCCCAAGCAAGGCGTAGGTTAATGAGTGGCAAAGTAAAAGTGTGGGGCAATGTTGTAACAGTTGAGTGGGCAGACCCCATTGAGGATCCTGATCCAGAGGTTATGGCAAAG GTGAAAGTACTGTTTGTCCGTAATCTTGCAAGCACTGTAACAGAAGAAATACTAGAAAAAACCTTTAGCCAGTTTGGAAAATTAGAGCGTGTAAAGAAGTTAAAAGACTATGCCTTTATTCACTTTGATGACAGAGATGGTGCTGTAAAg GCTTTAgaagaaatgaatggaaaagaCCTAGAAGGAGAACATATTGAAATTGTGTTTGCCAAGCCGCCAGATCAGAAGAGGAAAGAACGTAAAGCTCAACGACAAGCTGCTAAAACCCAAAT gtatgatgattattattactatggCCCCCCTCATATGCCACCTCCCACAAGAGGCCGTGGCCGCGGAGGTAGAGGAGGTTATGCCTATCCTCCTGATTACTATGCTTATGaagattattatgattattacggCTACGATTACCACAATTATCGTGGTGGATATGAAGACCCTTACTATGGCTATGAAGATTTTCAGGGTGCTGGTAGAGGAAGAGGGGGTAGAGGAGCAAGGGGGGCTGCCCCAGCCAGAGGCCGTGGAGCTGCTGCTCCTCGGGGAAGGGTTGCTTTCTCTCAACGTGGTGGTCCCGGATCAGCCAGAGGTGCCCGTGGTGCCAGAGGAGGTGCTCAGCAAAGAGGCCGCGGG